From one Scophthalmus maximus strain ysfricsl-2021 chromosome 19, ASM2237912v1, whole genome shotgun sequence genomic stretch:
- the LOC118313557 gene encoding kinesin-like protein KIF27 isoform X2 gives MSEVFVRVAVRIRPLLPREVLHNHQVCARVVPGSAQVMLGPDRLFSFDHAFGPSASQDDVYESCVQPLVESLVDGFNATVFCYGQTGSGKTYTLGGGNLDEEGGIIDRLAQDVFLLLEEKMKNSDGLEVTVRVSYMELYKEELRDLLDLHSNHKELHIREDDKGNTVVVGAKELVVTSVEELLSVLETGNALRQTGTTGMNEHSSRSHAILTLQVIQCCHNNNNHSSLKSARSSKLCLVDLAGSERAGKTGNTGARLKESVHINAGLLALGNVIRALSDPARNRRGNSCNSAYIPYRDAKITRLLRDSLGGSAHTLMVACVSPSHHSVAETLGVLHFATKARHIRNCPAATSTPPEGKSCPTAWDPGEARLGELEYEVQTLRELLKKKERETEMQRERTGGGAVEGESFTQSSQMKRSEPEQKRNQYRLLTLEASALLTDISGPSPSHSFRQRLQDWQNRLTVVTNTHQIDEEDGSEEDGDQPVAISKLREELNRCQEALNIEKLLLEQKDAELRKVQKDVRKLLQETKTHLQALEEEKERSRLQTEQLVDQQILIDRLRSDIMTFRGATSRAAVEAVASGNSGKRPHSVPLIGHSCDRGPPRKIHSSPPAYSLERVMAAFKMRGHLLLAELEEKDEVYCPFIKQQAESKDLGQEKEEEEEDEGVAFRCSLNRTWTSQQKNGNPLVPQRATDTKETQAQQSHLRKGRLRASVTHRRIRDMSVIMGMEEELIQELDKTDKEIQAVNSHSRQSHDGREAGLLAKLSMQSQQVRTEVRRSLQHMRLQREQLQTNLRQLRQTGDNNEELGQTGDQREGESTVWESNNHEESKEKPQGSSWLEQQEEQVLQKRAEQQELQEELRRREEVVLRREACLQQKNKLEIKKLRSSQALSRDLQRVSVQLETVEQHLQSGSNARLTGGVTKEELEKERDTLKKRRDALEAQLEENRVLSVEEGHSLLQLEEAIEALDAALEFKNHFIRDKQKMLFITDSSSYSSQSTEPAQLCDVIRKLKELSPPEASELLVKYFNKVVCLRETERHLHLRCKELELHVGEQEGVLREMEDSVQRLVLDADRRFTQQHKNHQINILQLLQKLQEGGSGEPQQAIQDRLQNLEKELFFYKSSSRQLKKKLKELFSGALHPDDRPSLHKQEQRQTHSMQIHVSTNKSQTVTEKAQTKTVITPTYTTIYAEQTDQWTEDSHMNRHVHVTPYPSLSSDLQAHKNTKMPEYNQKQIQTQSDGRKERAAGECGDGLEMTVRVCRRELRQISPAYLQLSGSATRRRRFVVDTSTESILEDSVEVARPKDNSTTF, from the exons ATGAGCGAGGTGTTTGTGCGCGTTGCGGTCCGCATCCGGCCCCTGCTTCCCAGAGAAGTCCTCCACAACCACCAGGTGTGTGCGCGGGTGGTGCCGGGCTCGGCGCAGGTGATGCTCGGCCCGGACCGACTCTTCTCCTTCGACCACGCGTTTGGACCGTCGGCCAGCCAGGATGATGTGTACGAGTCCTGCGTCCAGCCGCTGGTCGAGTCCCTGGTCGACGGGTTCAATGCCACGGTTTTCTGCTACGGACAAACCGGATCAGGGAAGACATACACACTTGGAGGGGGAAATCTGG atgaggagggaggaattATTGACCGGCTGGCCCAGGATGTGTTCTTGTTgttggaggagaagatgaagaacagTGATGGTCTGGAGGTCACAGTGCGGGTCTCATACATGGAGCTGTACAAGGAGGAACTGCGAGACCTGCTGGACCTGCACTCCAATCACAAAGAGCTTCACATCAGAGAGGACGACAAGGGAAACACGG TGGTGGTAGGAGCCAAAGAACTGGTCGTCACCTCAGTAGAGGAGCTCCTCAGCGTTCTAGAGACGGGTAATGCTCTGCGGCAAACTGGCACCACAGGGATGAACGAGCACTCCAGTCGCTCTCACGCCATCCTCACCCTTCAAGTCATCCAATGttgccacaacaacaacaaccactcCTCCTTAAAGTCTGCCCGCTCCTCTAAACTCTGTCTGGTCGACCTGGCAGGTTCGGAGCGCGCTGGAAAAACTGGCAACACCGGGGCACGGCTCAAAGAGTCTGTTCACATCAACGCAGGCCTGCTCGCACTGGGCAATGTTATCCGTGCCCTGTCTGACCCTGCTCGAAATCGCCGTGGTAACAGCTGCAACAGTGCGTACATACCGTACCGTGATGCCAAGATCACCCGTCTCCTCCGTGATTCACTTGGAGGCTCTGCCCATACATTGATGGTGGCGTGTGTGAGCCCCTCTCACCACAGTGTCGCTGAGACGCTGGGTGTTCTGCATTTTGCAACCAAGGCTCGTCACATTCGCAACTGTCCCGCAGCAACATCTACTCCCCCAGAGGGTAAATCATGTCCTACAGCCTGGGACCCTGGCGAGGCTCGACTCGGGGAGCTGGAGTATGAAGTACAGACGCTGAGAGAGCTGctgaaaaagaaggagagagagacagagatgcagagggagaggacaggtggaggagctgtAGAGGGGGAGAGCTTTACACAGTCAAGTCAGATGAAGAGATCTGAGCCCGAGCAGAAGAGGAACCAGTACCGCCTACTAACACTGGAGGCTTCAGCTCTGCTTACCGATATCTCTGGCCCATCTCCAAGTCATTCCTTCAGGCAGCGACTGCAGGATTGGCAGAATAGACTGACAGTTGTCACCAACACACATCAAATCGATGAGGAGGACGGTtcagaggaggatggagaccAGCCTGTTGCAATATCAAAGCTCAGAGAAGAGCTCAACAGATGCCAG GAGGCTCTAAACATAGAGAAGCTGCTATTGGAACAGAAAGACGCAGAACTGAGAAAGGTACAAAAAGATGTTAGAAAACTTCTTCAAGAAACCAAAACCCACCTCCAAGCCttagaggaagagaaggaacgTAGTCGCCTACAG ACTGAACAACTGGTGGATCAGCAGATTCTAATCGATCGTCTTCGCAGTGACATCATGACCTTTCGGGGTGCAACCTCCAGGGCAGCAGTGGAAGCAGTGGCTTCTGGGAACTCAGGCAAAAGGCCCCACAGCGTCCCTCTGATCGGACACAGCTGTGATCGCGGGCCTCCGAGGAAG ATTCACTCCAGTCCTCCAGCCTATTCCCTGGAGAGGGTGATGGCAGCCTTTAAGATGCGTGGACATCTCCTTCTGGCTGAGCTTGAGGAAAAGGATGAGGTATACTGTCCATTCAtaaaacaacaggcagagagcAAAGACCTGGGtcaagagaaggaggaggaagaggaggacgaaggtgTGGCATTTAG GTGTTCTTTAAACCGAACATGGACCAGCCAGCAGAAGAATGGGAATCCATTAGTACCTCAACGAGCCACAG ACACCAAGGAAACCCAGGCTCAACAAAGCCACTTGAGGAAGGGCAGACTAAGAGCCAGTGTTACCCACAGAAGGATCCGAGATATGTCCGTCATCATGGGCATGGAAGAGGAGCTCATCCAGGAGCTTGACAAAACTG acaAGGAGATCCAAGCAGTAAACAGCCACAGCAGGCAGAGTCACGATGGCAGAGAAGCTGGACTATTGGCAAAACTTTCCATGCAGAGCCAGCAAGTCCGAACAGAGGTGCGTCGCAGCCTTCAACACATGAGACTGCAGAGAGAACAGCTTCAGACCAACCTCAGGCAGCTTCGACAGACTGGTGACAACAACGAAGAACTTGGCCAAACTGGG GaccaaagagaaggagaatCGACTGTGTGGGAGAGCAATAACCACGAAGAGTCAAAGGAAAAG CCGCAGGGCAGCAGTtggctggagcagcaggaggagcaggtgcTTCAGAAGCGAgcggagcagcaggagctgcaggaggagctgcggaggagagaggaggtggtcCTGCGCAGGGAGGCctgtctgcagcagaaaaacaaactggagATCAAGAAGCTACGCTCCAGTCAG GCTCTGAGTCGGGACCTGCAGCGTGTGTCCGTGCAGTTGGAGACTGTGGAGCAGCACCTGCAGAGCGGCAGCAACGCAAGACTGACTGGAGGAGTAACCAAGGAGGaactggagaaggagagagacacgctgaaaaagaggagagacgCTCTGGAGGCGCAGCTGGAGGAAAATAGAGTTCTTAGTGTggag GAGGGGCATTCCCTGCTCCAGCTGGAGGAAGCTATTGAAGCTCTGGATGCAGCTCTGGAGTTTAAAAACCACTTCATTCGGGACAAACAGAAGATGTTGTTCATCACTGACTCCTCTTCGTATTCGTCACAAAGCACTGAACCGGCTCAACTCTGTGATGTCATAAGGAAGCTGAAGGAGCTCTCACCACCCGAGGCTTCGGAGCTGCTcgtcaaatatttcaacaag GTTGTTTGTCTTCGTGAGACAGAGCGCCATTTGCATTTGCGTTGTAAAGAGCTGGAGCTTCATGTTGGAGAGCAAGAGGGGGTactgagggagatggaggactCCGTGCAGCGCTTGGTCCTGGATGCAGACCGCAGGTTCACCCAGCAGCACAAAAATCACCAGATCAACATCCTGCAACTCCTGCAGAAGCTTCAAG agggGGGTTCAGGAGAGCCACAGCAAGCTATCCAAGACCGTCTGCAGAATCTGGAGAAAGAACTGTTCTTCTACAAAAGCTCAAGCCGACAGCTCAAGAAGAAGCTCAAAGAGCTTTTCAGTGGCGCCCTACACCCTGACGATCGGCCGTCGTTGCACAAACAggagcaaagacaaacacacagtatgcAGATACACGTAAGCACCAACAAATCCCAGACAGTCACTGAAAAggcacaaacaaagacagttaTTACACCAACATACACAACAATATACGCCGAGCAAACAGACCAATGGACAGAGGATTCTCATATGAATAGACATGTACACGTAACCCCATATCCCTCCTTATCCTCTGACCTTCAAGCACACAAAAATACCAAAATGCCTGAATACAAccagaaacaaatacaaacacagtcagatgggagaaaagaaagagctgcTGGTGAATGTGGGGATGGGTTAGAGATGACAGTTCGAGTGTGTCGCCGAGAGCTGAGACAGATTTCTCCGGCTTACCTGCAGTTATCTGGTTCTGCCACTAGGAGGCGACGGTTCGTCGTGGATACCAGCACTGAATCAATACTAGAGGACTCCGTAGAAGTGGCCAGACCAAAAGACAACTCTACAACCTTCTGA
- the LOC118313557 gene encoding kinesin-like protein KIF27 isoform X1, with product MSWDGPREVQHCDETMSEVFVRVAVRIRPLLPREVLHNHQVCARVVPGSAQVMLGPDRLFSFDHAFGPSASQDDVYESCVQPLVESLVDGFNATVFCYGQTGSGKTYTLGGGNLDEEGGIIDRLAQDVFLLLEEKMKNSDGLEVTVRVSYMELYKEELRDLLDLHSNHKELHIREDDKGNTVVVGAKELVVTSVEELLSVLETGNALRQTGTTGMNEHSSRSHAILTLQVIQCCHNNNNHSSLKSARSSKLCLVDLAGSERAGKTGNTGARLKESVHINAGLLALGNVIRALSDPARNRRGNSCNSAYIPYRDAKITRLLRDSLGGSAHTLMVACVSPSHHSVAETLGVLHFATKARHIRNCPAATSTPPEGKSCPTAWDPGEARLGELEYEVQTLRELLKKKERETEMQRERTGGGAVEGESFTQSSQMKRSEPEQKRNQYRLLTLEASALLTDISGPSPSHSFRQRLQDWQNRLTVVTNTHQIDEEDGSEEDGDQPVAISKLREELNRCQEALNIEKLLLEQKDAELRKVQKDVRKLLQETKTHLQALEEEKERSRLQTEQLVDQQILIDRLRSDIMTFRGATSRAAVEAVASGNSGKRPHSVPLIGHSCDRGPPRKIHSSPPAYSLERVMAAFKMRGHLLLAELEEKDEVYCPFIKQQAESKDLGQEKEEEEEDEGVAFRCSLNRTWTSQQKNGNPLVPQRATDTKETQAQQSHLRKGRLRASVTHRRIRDMSVIMGMEEELIQELDKTDKEIQAVNSHSRQSHDGREAGLLAKLSMQSQQVRTEVRRSLQHMRLQREQLQTNLRQLRQTGDNNEELGQTGDQREGESTVWESNNHEESKEKPQGSSWLEQQEEQVLQKRAEQQELQEELRRREEVVLRREACLQQKNKLEIKKLRSSQALSRDLQRVSVQLETVEQHLQSGSNARLTGGVTKEELEKERDTLKKRRDALEAQLEENRVLSVEEGHSLLQLEEAIEALDAALEFKNHFIRDKQKMLFITDSSSYSSQSTEPAQLCDVIRKLKELSPPEASELLVKYFNKVVCLRETERHLHLRCKELELHVGEQEGVLREMEDSVQRLVLDADRRFTQQHKNHQINILQLLQKLQEGGSGEPQQAIQDRLQNLEKELFFYKSSSRQLKKKLKELFSGALHPDDRPSLHKQEQRQTHSMQIHVSTNKSQTVTEKAQTKTVITPTYTTIYAEQTDQWTEDSHMNRHVHVTPYPSLSSDLQAHKNTKMPEYNQKQIQTQSDGRKERAAGECGDGLEMTVRVCRRELRQISPAYLQLSGSATRRRRFVVDTSTESILEDSVEVARPKDNSTTF from the exons ATGTCCTGGGACGGACCGAGAGAAGTCCAACATTG TGACGAGACCATGAGCGAGGTGTTTGTGCGCGTTGCGGTCCGCATCCGGCCCCTGCTTCCCAGAGAAGTCCTCCACAACCACCAGGTGTGTGCGCGGGTGGTGCCGGGCTCGGCGCAGGTGATGCTCGGCCCGGACCGACTCTTCTCCTTCGACCACGCGTTTGGACCGTCGGCCAGCCAGGATGATGTGTACGAGTCCTGCGTCCAGCCGCTGGTCGAGTCCCTGGTCGACGGGTTCAATGCCACGGTTTTCTGCTACGGACAAACCGGATCAGGGAAGACATACACACTTGGAGGGGGAAATCTGG atgaggagggaggaattATTGACCGGCTGGCCCAGGATGTGTTCTTGTTgttggaggagaagatgaagaacagTGATGGTCTGGAGGTCACAGTGCGGGTCTCATACATGGAGCTGTACAAGGAGGAACTGCGAGACCTGCTGGACCTGCACTCCAATCACAAAGAGCTTCACATCAGAGAGGACGACAAGGGAAACACGG TGGTGGTAGGAGCCAAAGAACTGGTCGTCACCTCAGTAGAGGAGCTCCTCAGCGTTCTAGAGACGGGTAATGCTCTGCGGCAAACTGGCACCACAGGGATGAACGAGCACTCCAGTCGCTCTCACGCCATCCTCACCCTTCAAGTCATCCAATGttgccacaacaacaacaaccactcCTCCTTAAAGTCTGCCCGCTCCTCTAAACTCTGTCTGGTCGACCTGGCAGGTTCGGAGCGCGCTGGAAAAACTGGCAACACCGGGGCACGGCTCAAAGAGTCTGTTCACATCAACGCAGGCCTGCTCGCACTGGGCAATGTTATCCGTGCCCTGTCTGACCCTGCTCGAAATCGCCGTGGTAACAGCTGCAACAGTGCGTACATACCGTACCGTGATGCCAAGATCACCCGTCTCCTCCGTGATTCACTTGGAGGCTCTGCCCATACATTGATGGTGGCGTGTGTGAGCCCCTCTCACCACAGTGTCGCTGAGACGCTGGGTGTTCTGCATTTTGCAACCAAGGCTCGTCACATTCGCAACTGTCCCGCAGCAACATCTACTCCCCCAGAGGGTAAATCATGTCCTACAGCCTGGGACCCTGGCGAGGCTCGACTCGGGGAGCTGGAGTATGAAGTACAGACGCTGAGAGAGCTGctgaaaaagaaggagagagagacagagatgcagagggagaggacaggtggaggagctgtAGAGGGGGAGAGCTTTACACAGTCAAGTCAGATGAAGAGATCTGAGCCCGAGCAGAAGAGGAACCAGTACCGCCTACTAACACTGGAGGCTTCAGCTCTGCTTACCGATATCTCTGGCCCATCTCCAAGTCATTCCTTCAGGCAGCGACTGCAGGATTGGCAGAATAGACTGACAGTTGTCACCAACACACATCAAATCGATGAGGAGGACGGTtcagaggaggatggagaccAGCCTGTTGCAATATCAAAGCTCAGAGAAGAGCTCAACAGATGCCAG GAGGCTCTAAACATAGAGAAGCTGCTATTGGAACAGAAAGACGCAGAACTGAGAAAGGTACAAAAAGATGTTAGAAAACTTCTTCAAGAAACCAAAACCCACCTCCAAGCCttagaggaagagaaggaacgTAGTCGCCTACAG ACTGAACAACTGGTGGATCAGCAGATTCTAATCGATCGTCTTCGCAGTGACATCATGACCTTTCGGGGTGCAACCTCCAGGGCAGCAGTGGAAGCAGTGGCTTCTGGGAACTCAGGCAAAAGGCCCCACAGCGTCCCTCTGATCGGACACAGCTGTGATCGCGGGCCTCCGAGGAAG ATTCACTCCAGTCCTCCAGCCTATTCCCTGGAGAGGGTGATGGCAGCCTTTAAGATGCGTGGACATCTCCTTCTGGCTGAGCTTGAGGAAAAGGATGAGGTATACTGTCCATTCAtaaaacaacaggcagagagcAAAGACCTGGGtcaagagaaggaggaggaagaggaggacgaaggtgTGGCATTTAG GTGTTCTTTAAACCGAACATGGACCAGCCAGCAGAAGAATGGGAATCCATTAGTACCTCAACGAGCCACAG ACACCAAGGAAACCCAGGCTCAACAAAGCCACTTGAGGAAGGGCAGACTAAGAGCCAGTGTTACCCACAGAAGGATCCGAGATATGTCCGTCATCATGGGCATGGAAGAGGAGCTCATCCAGGAGCTTGACAAAACTG acaAGGAGATCCAAGCAGTAAACAGCCACAGCAGGCAGAGTCACGATGGCAGAGAAGCTGGACTATTGGCAAAACTTTCCATGCAGAGCCAGCAAGTCCGAACAGAGGTGCGTCGCAGCCTTCAACACATGAGACTGCAGAGAGAACAGCTTCAGACCAACCTCAGGCAGCTTCGACAGACTGGTGACAACAACGAAGAACTTGGCCAAACTGGG GaccaaagagaaggagaatCGACTGTGTGGGAGAGCAATAACCACGAAGAGTCAAAGGAAAAG CCGCAGGGCAGCAGTtggctggagcagcaggaggagcaggtgcTTCAGAAGCGAgcggagcagcaggagctgcaggaggagctgcggaggagagaggaggtggtcCTGCGCAGGGAGGCctgtctgcagcagaaaaacaaactggagATCAAGAAGCTACGCTCCAGTCAG GCTCTGAGTCGGGACCTGCAGCGTGTGTCCGTGCAGTTGGAGACTGTGGAGCAGCACCTGCAGAGCGGCAGCAACGCAAGACTGACTGGAGGAGTAACCAAGGAGGaactggagaaggagagagacacgctgaaaaagaggagagacgCTCTGGAGGCGCAGCTGGAGGAAAATAGAGTTCTTAGTGTggag GAGGGGCATTCCCTGCTCCAGCTGGAGGAAGCTATTGAAGCTCTGGATGCAGCTCTGGAGTTTAAAAACCACTTCATTCGGGACAAACAGAAGATGTTGTTCATCACTGACTCCTCTTCGTATTCGTCACAAAGCACTGAACCGGCTCAACTCTGTGATGTCATAAGGAAGCTGAAGGAGCTCTCACCACCCGAGGCTTCGGAGCTGCTcgtcaaatatttcaacaag GTTGTTTGTCTTCGTGAGACAGAGCGCCATTTGCATTTGCGTTGTAAAGAGCTGGAGCTTCATGTTGGAGAGCAAGAGGGGGTactgagggagatggaggactCCGTGCAGCGCTTGGTCCTGGATGCAGACCGCAGGTTCACCCAGCAGCACAAAAATCACCAGATCAACATCCTGCAACTCCTGCAGAAGCTTCAAG agggGGGTTCAGGAGAGCCACAGCAAGCTATCCAAGACCGTCTGCAGAATCTGGAGAAAGAACTGTTCTTCTACAAAAGCTCAAGCCGACAGCTCAAGAAGAAGCTCAAAGAGCTTTTCAGTGGCGCCCTACACCCTGACGATCGGCCGTCGTTGCACAAACAggagcaaagacaaacacacagtatgcAGATACACGTAAGCACCAACAAATCCCAGACAGTCACTGAAAAggcacaaacaaagacagttaTTACACCAACATACACAACAATATACGCCGAGCAAACAGACCAATGGACAGAGGATTCTCATATGAATAGACATGTACACGTAACCCCATATCCCTCCTTATCCTCTGACCTTCAAGCACACAAAAATACCAAAATGCCTGAATACAAccagaaacaaatacaaacacagtcagatgggagaaaagaaagagctgcTGGTGAATGTGGGGATGGGTTAGAGATGACAGTTCGAGTGTGTCGCCGAGAGCTGAGACAGATTTCTCCGGCTTACCTGCAGTTATCTGGTTCTGCCACTAGGAGGCGACGGTTCGTCGTGGATACCAGCACTGAATCAATACTAGAGGACTCCGTAGAAGTGGCCAGACCAAAAGACAACTCTACAACCTTCTGA